The following are encoded together in the Thunnus maccoyii chromosome 18, fThuMac1.1, whole genome shotgun sequence genome:
- the asf1ba gene encoding histone chaperone asf1b-A, which produces MAKVQVLNVAVLDNPSPFGNPFQFEITFECMEDLPEDLEWKIIYVGSAESEEYDQVLDSVLVGPVPAGRHMFVFQADAPNTGLIPESDAVGVTVVLITCTYRGQEFIRIGYYVNNEYTDPELRENPPIKPDYTQLQRNILASNPRVTRFHINWEGCAERMEDCENVDPTSNSMLPPSCLPGKAPPLGILPDNSMDCL; this is translated from the exons ATGGCGAAGGTACAGGTGTTAAATGTGGCTGTCCTGGATAACCCGAGTCCCTTTGGAAACCCTTTTCAGTTCGAAATAACATTTGAGTGTATGGAAGACCTCCCTGAAG acCTGGAATGGAAGATCATCTACGTTGGTTCAGCAGAGAGCGAAGAGTACGATCAAGTCCTCGACTCTGTCTTGGTCGGCCCAGTACCTGCTGGGAGacatatgtttgtgtttcag gCTGATGCCCCAAACACTGGATTGATTCCTGAAAGTGATGCTGTTGGTGTAACGGTGGTACTGATTACTTGCACATACCGTGGCCAGGAGTTCATTCGCATCGGTTACTACGTGAACAATGAGTACACAGACCCCGAGCTTCGCGAAAATCCACCCATCAAGCCAGACTACACACAG CTGCAGAGAAATATTCTGGCATCAAACCCACGTGTTACCAGATTCCATATAAACTGGGAAGGCTGCGCAGAGCGAATGGAAGATTGTGAAAATGTGGATCCCACATCAAACTCCATGCTCCCTCCATCCTGTCTCCCAGGAAAAGCCCCACCCTTGGGGATACTACCAGACAACTCAATGGACTGCTTATAG